GCAGGTTCAAATAAAAAAAATCATGGTATTGTCCTATATCCATAGTATAGGAGTGTTAATGAGGCTTTTTTTCAATGGATATTTCTGTTTTCATTGGGTTTTTGTTTATTGGGCAATATTTTGCAGCGAAGCATGTTCCCATTTATTAGAATTTTCCCCAAAAGCCGAAAATGTGTTATTGACGGAAAATGACACTAGAAAAAAGTATATTCATGAAAGCCGATGTTTGCCAGATTTCCCTAGGTGAAAACATATTTTTGGAAAACTCTTAATAAAAGGAATTTGTTATGGATAATCTCCAAAAAATTTTAGATAAATCTTCTTCTGAAGATGCCCTTTTGTTTTGTAATCAAAAGTTTTCGTTGGAAGAACTTGTTATTAGGGATGGTCAGAAACCTCGTTTTGAAAATTGTGTTTTTGAAGTAACTAATGGAGTTTGTATCCGTGGCGAAGGAACTAATCCGGTTTTTGTCGGATGTTCTTTTTGTTCCTTAGAAGGCTCCGCTCTTTTTATTTATGATAAGGGGGCTGCTTCTTTTTTTGAATCAGATTTTTCGTGTGAAATGTACTCGTCGACCATTTGCGTAGAGAATTCTGACTTTCGTATAATGTTTAAGGGATGTCAAATTATGGGATTTCCACAAGCATTGTCTGTTTTAAATTGTCAGCAAATTTTATTTGATAATTGTACTTTTACGGGATCGGCTGTAGATGAATATGAAAATGTGATAAAAATAATTGAAAGCAATGTCGATTTTGATTGCTGCGACTTTCGGAATGTGGATGTTCCTCCGTTTTATCATATAAAATCAAAAGGTGTCTTCTCGAATTGTTTGTTCAGAGAAATTAAGGAAATTGAACATGTAGGATTTCTTTTTAGATCGACCAGTACGGGTTGTAACGATAAACGAAAAATCATTGAATTGCTGGACTCAAAAAATCCAATTGAAAGAATAGAGCAAACGAAAAATACTTTGTTTGATTTTGTTGATTTGTATATGACGAATTGTTTTTATGGGAATCGTTTTCATGGCTCTGTTTGGGAACACGCTAGGCAAGTTATTTTGTATGTTATGAAAAAAGATCATGACTGGCAAGATGTATTGGTTGCGTTGTTGCTTGAAGTTGGTATGAAAAATGCTAGAGCAGAAGGTAAGCAGAAATTGTTTGGCTTTATTGAAAATAGCGTTAAAATTGCCAACGCGTGGCTTTTAAAATTTGATTTTTCCAAAGAAGAGCGCCTCTCTATTTTAAGAATTTTAGAAGGATATTTTGAATTCTTTGAGTTGAAGAAGAAGCAATCTATTTATTATGTATGGACCTTTGTTAAAAGTCCCATGTTTTCTCGTTTGACTCTTATTGCAGAAGCGGAATGTTTATGTACTCTAAAAGATGATGGAATACCATGGATGGATTTTAATGAAATCCTGTGTGATGCAAGGGTGAAAAAATGCTTGAATTCAGACATCCCTGCTCCTGTTGTAAGCAGAAAAGATTTTTCTTCAATGAACTGGGATGAAAAACAGTTGTCGATCGTTCTTGATTTGTGTCATGGTTATCAAATCGATCACGGAATAGATTCAAAAGAAATTCTGGTTAATTTTGTTTTGGAGAGAATGGGCTGGTTTGCACCAAAAATGGAATGAGGCTGACTTTAACCGACAGATAAAGGTTATATTTTCATCGGTAAAATCTAAGGATCCAAATTATATGGCAGATAACAAGAAAGAACTGGAACGGGCAGAGTTGCACCGTGCGATTTGGGCTATTGCTGATGACCTTCGTGGGTCTATTGATGGTTGGGACTTTAAGCAGTACGTTCTCGGTATGCTATTCTACCGCTACATCTCTGAAAACTTGGCTTCCTACATCAACAAGGGCGAAGAAAAAGGCTTTGATTACTCCAAACTTTCTGATAAAGAGGCAAAACAGGCTAAGGATGACCTTGTAAAGGAAAAGGGTTTCTTCATACTGCCGAGCCAGCTGTTCTGTAATGTTCTGGAAAAGGCCGATAAGAACGAGAACTTGAACGAGACTTTGGAATCTGTTTTTAACGCCATTGAAGCATCGGCTAAAGGAACGGCCTCTGAAAGTGATATTGAAGGCTTGTTTGATGACTTTGACGTGAATTCCAACAAGTTGGGCAAGAGTGTTGCCGACAAGTGTGCAACCCTCCGCAAGCTGATGCATGGTATTGCCGACATGAAGTTGGGCGATTATCAGGATAACACCATTGATGCCTTTGGCGATGCCTATGAGTATCTGATGGGCCTGTATGCAAGTAATGCTGGAAAAAGTGGTGGTGAATACTACACCCCTCAGGAAGTGTCCGAATTGTTGGTTCGAATTGCGGTCAACGGCAAGAAGACAATCAACAAGATTTATGACCCGGCTGTAGGTTCAGCATCCTTACTTTTGAAGGCTCGTAAGATTCTGGGTAAGGATGGGGTTCGCAAGGGTTACTTTGGCCAGGAAAAGAATCTGACAACCTATAACCTAGCCCGAATCAATATGTTCCTCCATGACATCAACTACAATAAGTTTGATATTGCCCATGGAGACACCCTGATTGACCCGAAGCACTGGGATGATGAACCATTTGATGCAATCGTTTCGAATCCTCCTTATTCCATCAAGTGGGAAGGGAATGATAACGCCCTGCTGATTAACGACCCTCGTTTTGCTCCTGCTGGTGTATTGGCTCCAAAGAGCAAGGCTGACTTGGCCTTTGTGATGCACATTCTTTCGTGGCTTGATACCGCAGGAACTGCAGCCATTGTTTGTTTCCCCGGCATTATGTACCGTGGCGGTGCCGAACAGAAGATTCGTCAGTATCTGGTTGATAACAACTATGTGGATGCTGTAATTCAGCTGCCGGACAACCTGTTCTACGGAACAACGATAGCCACTTGCATTCTAGTTCTGAGGAAGTCCAAGAAGGATAATAAGGTTCTGTTTGTGGATGCAAGCAAGGAATGCGTGAAGGTTACGAATTCCAACAAGCTGACTGATGACAATATCCAGAATATTGTTGCTTGCTTAAATGACCGTAAGAACAAGAAATATGAAACCAAACTGGTTGCCATTGATGATGTCGCAGAACAGGACTACAACCTGTCTGTTTCTACTTATGTGGAACAGAAGGATACCCGTGAGCATGTTGATATCAAGGTCTTGAATAAGCAGATTGCCGATATCGTAAAGCACGAAGATGAACTTCGCAAGTCCATCGATAAGATTATTGCAGACTTGGAGAAATAGCCAATGAGCAAGATTGATGACTTAATAAAGAAGTATTGCCCCAATGGGGTTGAGTATAAGTCTCTTGGTGAAATAGGTGAGTTTTATGGGGGCTTGACTGGAAAATCAAAGGATGATTTTGTTGATGGTAATGCAAAGTTCATTTCTTACATGAACGTTTATTCTCACCTAGAATTGGATATTGATACTCCAGATAGAGTTCGTGTTGAAAAGGGAGAAAAACAGCATACCATTGGTTATGGAGATATTTTATTTACGGGTTCATCTGAAACGCCAAGCGAATGTGGCTTTTCTTCTGTATTGACAAAGATGACGGATGAACCCTTGTACCTAAATAGTTTTTCTTTCGGTTTACACCTTTATGACAATGGCATACTGCTTCCTGGATTCTCAAAGTATGTTTTCCGTTCACATGATGTTAGACAGCAAATCATTAAAACGGCAAGTGGTGTAACAAGATTTAATGTTTCAAAAGAAAAAATGAAGAAGGTGGTCATCCCTGTACCTCCTTTGGAGGTGCAGCGTGAAATAGTCCAGGTACTGGACAGTTTCACGATGCTCACAGCGGAGCTTTCAGCGGAGCTTTCAGCTCGCAAAAAGCAATACGAATTTTATCGTGACCAGTTGCTGTCGTTCAAAAAAGTTAGCCCCCCCTAACTTTGGAGTGGAAAACATTGGGCGAAATTTGCGTAAATATTTGTTCTGGCGGAACTCCTTTAAAGGGTAATCCTGAATTTTATGAGAATGGAACTATTCCGTGGCTTCGAACACAGGAAGTCGTGTTTAATGAGATTACAGAGACGGAATGTTTTATTACTGAAGCAGCAGTAAAGAAAACATCTGCAAAATGGATTCCTGCCAATTGCGTTATTATTGCTATTTCTGGTGCGTCTGCTGGTCGATGTGCTATTAATAAAATTCCATTGACGACAAACCAGCATTGCCTTAATATGGAAATCAATGGCAAACTTGCTGATTACAAGTATGTCTTTTACTGTGTTCAAAATCAGTATAAAGAACTGATTGATAAAAAAGAAGGTGCGAGAGGTGATTTGAATTCTTCTCGCATAAAGTCTTTGAAAATACCGGTTCCTTCGATTGATGTGCAAAAGAAAATTGTCAAGGTTCTGGATAATTTTGATGCAATCTGTTCTGACCTAAAAATTGGTTTGCCTGCTGAGATTGAACTGCGTAAAAAACAGTATGAATATTACCGAGATATGTTGCTAAGTTTCGAACCGATTGGCACAGTTCTTGCTAAGCAAGCAAGCAAGCAAGCAAGCAAGCAAGCAAGCAAGCAATAATTAGTCTCTATCAGTATGTTTATGGGTATGCAGAAATAACTCTTGGAGATATTGCTTTAGATATGTACCGTGGCAGTGGCATAACGAGAGACCAGGTAACGAACGAAGGTATTCCTTGTGTTCGTTACGGTGAGATTTATACCACCTATGGAATCCATTTTGACAAGTGCGTTTCTCATACAAATCTGGACAATATTCAAAATCCAAAATATTTTGAAAATGGGGATATCATCTTTGCAATTACTGGAGAAAGCATTGAAGATATCGCAAAGTGTACTGCCTATGTGGGAAAGGAAAAATGCCTTGCCGGAGGTGATACGGTTGTGATGAAGCATGAGCAAAATGCAAAGTATTTGTCTTATGCCCTATCCACCACAGATGCCGTTAAGCAAAAAGGAAAAGGCAAAGTCAAGAGTAAAGTTGTTCACTCCAGTGTTCCTTCTTTGGCTGCAATTACAATTCCTCTTCCATCCCTTGCTGAACAGGAACGTATCGTAGCGATCCTAGACCGTTTTGATGCCCTTGTCAATGATATTTCCACTGGCATACCTGCCGAAATTGAGGCCCGTAAGAAACAATACGAGTATTACCGTGATAAATTGCTGACTTTTAAGGCTGTTTGATAATCGCCAAATAAGGATGCCTTGAATTTATGTATATTTGCAGAGAGGCTTCTCATGACTCCTTTATTTCGATTTGATATGGGCGAATGTCCTCTGACTCTTGCCGAGCTCAGACTCCAAAATTTTAAATGCTATGAACATTTGTCAGTGCAATTTGACAAACGTTTGACTGTGATTGTTGGTTCTAATGGTGCTGGCAAAACTACGATACTGGAAGCAGCCAAAATTGCTATAGGCACTTTTTTTACAAAGATTGATGGCATTTCTGCTCCTTGTATTTCGAAAGAAGATGCTCGTATTAAGGCGTATGAAATGGGCGATTCTGACGATGTTGAAGTTCAGTATCCAGTAATAGTTTCTGCACAAGTCCAGACGAAATATGATTCTGAGTATTCCTTGGTAACGCGTTCGTTGACCAATTCTAAGGGGAAAACGACCATCAACGAAGCCAAGAAACTTGTTGATTATGGAAATTATGTCCAACAGGCTTTGCGTGATGGGGATCCTACCTTGGTAATTCCCGTTGTTGCTTATTATGGAACAGGAAGGCTTTGGGACTATCACAGAGATAAGAAAAGTAGCCAGAGTGGTAAGTCTGTTTCAACTAGAACTAATGGCTATAAGGATTGTTTGGATGGCACGGCGAACATCAAGCTGATGATGCATTGGTTTGAACGTAAGACAATTCAGAGCTTCCAAAAAAAAGATGAACAGGAAACGGATTTCGCTTTAGATGCCGTACTTTCGGCAATTGGTTTGTGCTTTGAAAATGTTTCAGGTCACAAGCAGGTGAAGGTTCGATTCAATTTTGATACAAAATCTCTTGAGGTGTTGTACACTGATAGTGATGGAAGGAGAATGCGATTGCCATTCGACCAGCTTAGTGATGGTTACAAGGGAACCATCAGCTTAATTGCTGACATTGCATATAGAATGGCAACTTTGAATCCTCAATTAAAACAAGATGTTTTGCGAAAAACTCCGGGTTTAGTTTTGGTTGATGAAGTTGATCTTCATTTGCACCCGGCATGGCAAAAACGAATCCTAAAAGATTTAACCTTTATTTTCCCTAAAGTTCAGTTTATTGTTACAACGCATGCTGCGTCTGTGATAAATTCTGTAAAAAAAGAAAACTTGGTTATTCTTAAAAATGA
Above is a genomic segment from Fibrobacter sp. UWH6 containing:
- a CDS encoding type I restriction-modification system subunit M, encoding MADNKKELERAELHRAIWAIADDLRGSIDGWDFKQYVLGMLFYRYISENLASYINKGEEKGFDYSKLSDKEAKQAKDDLVKEKGFFILPSQLFCNVLEKADKNENLNETLESVFNAIEASAKGTASESDIEGLFDDFDVNSNKLGKSVADKCATLRKLMHGIADMKLGDYQDNTIDAFGDAYEYLMGLYASNAGKSGGEYYTPQEVSELLVRIAVNGKKTINKIYDPAVGSASLLLKARKILGKDGVRKGYFGQEKNLTTYNLARINMFLHDINYNKFDIAHGDTLIDPKHWDDEPFDAIVSNPPYSIKWEGNDNALLINDPRFAPAGVLAPKSKADLAFVMHILSWLDTAGTAAIVCFPGIMYRGGAEQKIRQYLVDNNYVDAVIQLPDNLFYGTTIATCILVLRKSKKDNKVLFVDASKECVKVTNSNKLTDDNIQNIVACLNDRKNKKYETKLVAIDDVAEQDYNLSVSTYVEQKDTREHVDIKVLNKQIADIVKHEDELRKSIDKIIADLEK
- a CDS encoding restriction endonuclease subunit S codes for the protein MSKIDDLIKKYCPNGVEYKSLGEIGEFYGGLTGKSKDDFVDGNAKFISYMNVYSHLELDIDTPDRVRVEKGEKQHTIGYGDILFTGSSETPSECGFSSVLTKMTDEPLYLNSFSFGLHLYDNGILLPGFSKYVFRSHDVRQQIIKTASGVTRFNVSKEKMKKVVIPVPPLEVQREIVQVLDSFTMLTAELSAELSARKKQYEFYRDQLLSFKKVSPP
- a CDS encoding restriction endonuclease subunit S, with amino-acid sequence MGEICVNICSGGTPLKGNPEFYENGTIPWLRTQEVVFNEITETECFITEAAVKKTSAKWIPANCVIIAISGASAGRCAINKIPLTTNQHCLNMEINGKLADYKYVFYCVQNQYKELIDKKEGARGDLNSSRIKSLKIPVPSIDVQKKIVKVLDNFDAICSDLKIGLPAEIELRKKQYEYYRDMLLSFEPIGTVLAKQASKQASKQASKQ
- a CDS encoding restriction endonuclease subunit S, giving the protein MYRGSGITRDQVTNEGIPCVRYGEIYTTYGIHFDKCVSHTNLDNIQNPKYFENGDIIFAITGESIEDIAKCTAYVGKEKCLAGGDTVVMKHEQNAKYLSYALSTTDAVKQKGKGKVKSKVVHSSVPSLAAITIPLPSLAEQERIVAILDRFDALVNDISTGIPAEIEARKKQYEYYRDKLLTFKAV
- a CDS encoding AAA family ATPase, whose translation is MTPLFRFDMGECPLTLAELRLQNFKCYEHLSVQFDKRLTVIVGSNGAGKTTILEAAKIAIGTFFTKIDGISAPCISKEDARIKAYEMGDSDDVEVQYPVIVSAQVQTKYDSEYSLVTRSLTNSKGKTTINEAKKLVDYGNYVQQALRDGDPTLVIPVVAYYGTGRLWDYHRDKKSSQSGKSVSTRTNGYKDCLDGTANIKLMMHWFERKTIQSFQKKDEQETDFALDAVLSAIGLCFENVSGHKQVKVRFNFDTKSLEVLYTDSDGRRMRLPFDQLSDGYKGTISLIADIAYRMATLNPQLKQDVLRKTPGLVLVDEVDLHLHPAWQKRILKDLTFIFPKVQFIVTTHAASVINSVKKENLVILKNDLALGVNSEVYGKDVESVMDEIMGVADRPDDVEDLFKQFYKYLDSLEFEQADRVLGEIGELRGGHDPELAGCQVKLKLAKLRREK